A part of Rhopalosiphum maidis isolate BTI-1 chromosome 3, ASM367621v3, whole genome shotgun sequence genomic DNA contains:
- the LOC113556493 gene encoding spondin-1 isoform X2, translated as MIIRSIFFVGFALYFSISSAIKICDRKPTTLTVPKSTNPHTYRIFFKGNVEFYTPGTTYTVILQAVKTVQTATPSFTSFILMVEAEESQNYDDENNDFITGKFQLTGDVRTKISEVCPNTVTQTSLIPKSEIQVFWTAPSSGSGCVIFRATVVEYRDIWYMDDDQLNKRICEESNESNDDNANVVYECCACHEAKFELTFEGLWSRHTHPKDYPDDNWQTRFSDVIGASHTIDYRFWEQDQVASDGMNSIALSGTTSTLESELKSKSDKIRTIIKARGISYPNVTGKTFAVFRVDKDHHLISVVSFMYPSPDWFVGISGLELCLPNCNWITNKTINLYPWDAGIDSGVTYNSTDMPQVPIMNIERLWPSNTNDVRSPFYDQSGAQMKPIAKLHLMRQRLYEKSCMDEESKTESSVCDTGPWSDWDECSVTCGKGYSTRYRQYKNPEDTHKPHCSKRSMTQRKGCYVLPSCAIISDEIDTIDPKCDITAYGQWSDCSAECGPGVMARFRTILNEEVTPKYCLGGMFLQQTIDCESKPCQDDRDNVDLSVICSNCSLTKWSLWSPCNMKCGTGQRERHRMNLDRTGMAENCDPRCYTQSINCTDNPPCENNMRMETTISPSSENTPVTSVTINPDDISDDSTEKCVLSNWSKFSSCNAICGPGFKERTRIILSPTDPLEQKKCRKKLVDRRNCRGRQCSKCNYSPWSEWSLCSAICGMNAVQQRTRVPENVAWTWCKDRLEQRICSALACKTD; from the exons TTATACTACAAGCTGTTAAGACGGTTCAAACTGCAACTCCAAGTTTtactagttttatattaatggtcGAGGCTGAAGAGAGTCAGAATTATGACGACGAAAACAATGACTTTATAACTGGAAAATTTCAACTGACTGGTGATGTAAGAACCAAAATTAGCGAAGTCTGTCCAAATACAGTTACTCAGACCTCTTTAATTCCAAAATCAGAAATACAAGTATTTTGGACAGCCCCATCATCTGGTAGTGGGTGTGTTATATTTAG AGCTACCGTTGTCGAATATCGAGATATTTGGTACATGGATGATGATCAATTAAACAAAAGAATTTGCGAAGAAAGTAATGAAAGTAATGATGATAACGCTAATGTAGTATATGAGTGTTGTGCGTGTCACGAAGCCAAATTTGAG ttaacttTTGAAGGACTATGGTCAAGACATACTCACCCTAAAGATTACCCGGATGACAATTGGCAGACTCGATTTAGTGATGTTATTGGCGCTTCACATACAATTGATTATcg attttgggAACAAGATCAAGTAGCTTCCGATGGAATGAATAGTATAGCACTAAGTGGAACTACTTCAACTTTGGAATCCGAACTTAAATCtaaa AGTGATAAAATTCGTACGATAATTAAAGCCAGAGGCATTAGTTATCCAAATGTGACCGGAAAGACATTTGCCGTATTTCGAGTGGATAAAGATCATCATTTAATTTCAGTTGTATCATTCATgt atccATCTCCGGATTGGTTTGTTGGAATTTCAGGGTTGGAACTGTGTTTGCCAAATTGTAATTGGATTACGAACAAAACTATCAACTTGTACCCATGGGACGCTGGAATTGATAGTGGAGTcacatacaat TCAACCGACATGCCTCAAGTACCAATAATGAATATAGAAAGACTTTGGCCATCAAATACTAATGATGTACGTTCTCCATTTTATGATCAATCGGGTGCACAAATGAAACCTATTGCAAAACTTCATCTTATGAGACAACGTCTTTATGAAAAAAGTTGTATGGATGAAGAGTCTAAAACCGAATCATCAG TTTGTGATACTGGTCCATGGTCAGATTGGGACGAGTGTTCAGTGACTTGTGGTAAAGGCTATAGTACTAGATATAGACAATATAAGAATCCAGAAGACACACATAAACCTCACTGTAGTAAACGGTCAATGACACAACGTAAAGGATGTTATGTACTTCCATCATGCGC aatcaTAAGCGACGAGATTGATACGATTGATCCAAAATGTGATATAACTGCTTATGGTCAGTGGTCAGATTGTTCTGCAGAGTGTGGACCTGGTGTAATGGCAAGATTTCggacaattttaaatgaagaAGTGACGCCAAAATACTGTTTAGGTGGAATGTTCTTACAACAAACTATAGATTGTGAATCGAAACCTTGCCAAGACGATCGTGATAACGTG GACTTGAGTGTAATATGCAGTAATTGTTCGCTAACTAAATGGTCGTTGTGGTCGCCTTGCAACATGAAATGTGGAACGGGACAGAGGGAGAGACATAGGATGAATTTAGACAGAACTGGAATGGCAGAAAATTGTGACCCTCGTTGTTATACGCAGTCAATAAATTGTACAGATAATCCACCATGTGAAAACAATATGCGAATGG aaacaaCCATCTCACCAAGTTCTGAAAATACACCAGTAACATCTGTTACTATAAATCCTGACGAT ATATCAGACGATTCGACagaaaaatgtgttttgtCAAATTGGAGTAAATTTTCAAGTTGTAATGCTATTTGTGGTCCTGGTTTCAAAGAGCGTACACGAATTATCCTG TCTCCGACGGATCCATTGGAACAAAAGAAATGTAGGAAAAAACTAGTTGATCGTCGAAACTGTAGAGGAAGACAATGTAGCA AATGTAATTATTCGCCATGGTCTGAGTGGTCATTATGCTCAGCAATATGTGGTATGAATGCTGTACAACAACGTACAAGAGTTCCAGAAAATGTCGCATGGACTTGGTGTAAAGATAGATTAGAACAGCGCATTTGTTCAGCTTTAGCATGTAAAACCGATTAG
- the LOC113556493 gene encoding spondin-1 isoform X3 yields MIIRSIFFVGFALYFSISSAIKICDRKPTTLTVPKSTNPHTYRIFFKGNVEFYTPGTTYTVILQAVKTVQTATPSFTSFILMVEAEESQNYDDENNDFITGKFQLTGDVRTKISEVCPNTVTQTSLIPKSEIQVFWTAPSSGSGCVIFRATVVEYRDIWYMDDDQLNKRICEESNESNDDNANVVYECCACHEAKFELTFEGLWSRHTHPKDYPDDNWQTRFSDVIGASHTIDYRFWEQDQVASDGMNSIALSGTTSTLESELKSKSDKIRTIIKARGISYPNVTGKTFAVFRVDKDHHLISVVSFMYPSPDWFVGISGLELCLPNCNWITNKTINLYPWDAGIDSGVTYNSTDMPQVPIMNIERLWPSNTNDVRSPFYDQSGAQMKPIAKLHLMRQRLYEKSCMDEESKTESSVCDTGPWSDWDECSVTCGKGYSTRYRQYKNPEDTHKPHCSKRSMTQRKGCYVLPSCAIISDEIDTIDPKCDITAYGQWSDCSAECGPGVMARFRTILNEEVTPKYCLGGMFLQQTIDCESKPCQDDRDNVDLSVICSNCSLTKWSLWSPCNMKCGTGQRERHRMNLDRTGMAENCDPRCYTQSINCTDNPPCENNMRMEDISLFGNSFMLKKYNVTVQRSFIYNVNQKKNRLCNTSFVSQTTISPSSENTPVTSVTINPDDISDDSTEKCVLSNWSKFSSCNAICGPGFKERTRIILSPTDPLEQKKCRKKLVDRRNCRGRQCST; encoded by the exons TTATACTACAAGCTGTTAAGACGGTTCAAACTGCAACTCCAAGTTTtactagttttatattaatggtcGAGGCTGAAGAGAGTCAGAATTATGACGACGAAAACAATGACTTTATAACTGGAAAATTTCAACTGACTGGTGATGTAAGAACCAAAATTAGCGAAGTCTGTCCAAATACAGTTACTCAGACCTCTTTAATTCCAAAATCAGAAATACAAGTATTTTGGACAGCCCCATCATCTGGTAGTGGGTGTGTTATATTTAG AGCTACCGTTGTCGAATATCGAGATATTTGGTACATGGATGATGATCAATTAAACAAAAGAATTTGCGAAGAAAGTAATGAAAGTAATGATGATAACGCTAATGTAGTATATGAGTGTTGTGCGTGTCACGAAGCCAAATTTGAG ttaacttTTGAAGGACTATGGTCAAGACATACTCACCCTAAAGATTACCCGGATGACAATTGGCAGACTCGATTTAGTGATGTTATTGGCGCTTCACATACAATTGATTATcg attttgggAACAAGATCAAGTAGCTTCCGATGGAATGAATAGTATAGCACTAAGTGGAACTACTTCAACTTTGGAATCCGAACTTAAATCtaaa AGTGATAAAATTCGTACGATAATTAAAGCCAGAGGCATTAGTTATCCAAATGTGACCGGAAAGACATTTGCCGTATTTCGAGTGGATAAAGATCATCATTTAATTTCAGTTGTATCATTCATgt atccATCTCCGGATTGGTTTGTTGGAATTTCAGGGTTGGAACTGTGTTTGCCAAATTGTAATTGGATTACGAACAAAACTATCAACTTGTACCCATGGGACGCTGGAATTGATAGTGGAGTcacatacaat TCAACCGACATGCCTCAAGTACCAATAATGAATATAGAAAGACTTTGGCCATCAAATACTAATGATGTACGTTCTCCATTTTATGATCAATCGGGTGCACAAATGAAACCTATTGCAAAACTTCATCTTATGAGACAACGTCTTTATGAAAAAAGTTGTATGGATGAAGAGTCTAAAACCGAATCATCAG TTTGTGATACTGGTCCATGGTCAGATTGGGACGAGTGTTCAGTGACTTGTGGTAAAGGCTATAGTACTAGATATAGACAATATAAGAATCCAGAAGACACACATAAACCTCACTGTAGTAAACGGTCAATGACACAACGTAAAGGATGTTATGTACTTCCATCATGCGC aatcaTAAGCGACGAGATTGATACGATTGATCCAAAATGTGATATAACTGCTTATGGTCAGTGGTCAGATTGTTCTGCAGAGTGTGGACCTGGTGTAATGGCAAGATTTCggacaattttaaatgaagaAGTGACGCCAAAATACTGTTTAGGTGGAATGTTCTTACAACAAACTATAGATTGTGAATCGAAACCTTGCCAAGACGATCGTGATAACGTG GACTTGAGTGTAATATGCAGTAATTGTTCGCTAACTAAATGGTCGTTGTGGTCGCCTTGCAACATGAAATGTGGAACGGGACAGAGGGAGAGACATAGGATGAATTTAGACAGAACTGGAATGGCAGAAAATTGTGACCCTCGTTGTTATACGCAGTCAATAAATTGTACAGATAATCCACCATGTGAAAACAATATGCGAATGG AGGATATTTCGTTATTTGGAAACAGTTTTatgttaaagaaatataatgtaacgGTACAAcgttcttttatttataatgttaatcaaaagaaaaataggCTTTGCAATACATCCTTCGTCAGTC aaacaaCCATCTCACCAAGTTCTGAAAATACACCAGTAACATCTGTTACTATAAATCCTGACGAT ATATCAGACGATTCGACagaaaaatgtgttttgtCAAATTGGAGTAAATTTTCAAGTTGTAATGCTATTTGTGGTCCTGGTTTCAAAGAGCGTACACGAATTATCCTG TCTCCGACGGATCCATTGGAACAAAAGAAATGTAGGAAAAAACTAGTTGATCGTCGAAACTGTAGAGGAAGACAATGTAGCA CATAG
- the LOC113556493 gene encoding spondin-1 isoform X1, producing the protein MIIRSIFFVGFALYFSISSAIKICDRKPTTLTVPKSTNPHTYRIFFKGNVEFYTPGTTYTVILQAVKTVQTATPSFTSFILMVEAEESQNYDDENNDFITGKFQLTGDVRTKISEVCPNTVTQTSLIPKSEIQVFWTAPSSGSGCVIFRATVVEYRDIWYMDDDQLNKRICEESNESNDDNANVVYECCACHEAKFELTFEGLWSRHTHPKDYPDDNWQTRFSDVIGASHTIDYRFWEQDQVASDGMNSIALSGTTSTLESELKSKSDKIRTIIKARGISYPNVTGKTFAVFRVDKDHHLISVVSFMYPSPDWFVGISGLELCLPNCNWITNKTINLYPWDAGIDSGVTYNSTDMPQVPIMNIERLWPSNTNDVRSPFYDQSGAQMKPIAKLHLMRQRLYEKSCMDEESKTESSVCDTGPWSDWDECSVTCGKGYSTRYRQYKNPEDTHKPHCSKRSMTQRKGCYVLPSCAIISDEIDTIDPKCDITAYGQWSDCSAECGPGVMARFRTILNEEVTPKYCLGGMFLQQTIDCESKPCQDDRDNVDLSVICSNCSLTKWSLWSPCNMKCGTGQRERHRMNLDRTGMAENCDPRCYTQSINCTDNPPCENNMRMEDISLFGNSFMLKKYNVTVQRSFIYNVNQKKNRLCNTSFVSQTTISPSSENTPVTSVTINPDDISDDSTEKCVLSNWSKFSSCNAICGPGFKERTRIILSPTDPLEQKKCRKKLVDRRNCRGRQCSKCNYSPWSEWSLCSAICGMNAVQQRTRVPENVAWTWCKDRLEQRICSALACKTD; encoded by the exons TTATACTACAAGCTGTTAAGACGGTTCAAACTGCAACTCCAAGTTTtactagttttatattaatggtcGAGGCTGAAGAGAGTCAGAATTATGACGACGAAAACAATGACTTTATAACTGGAAAATTTCAACTGACTGGTGATGTAAGAACCAAAATTAGCGAAGTCTGTCCAAATACAGTTACTCAGACCTCTTTAATTCCAAAATCAGAAATACAAGTATTTTGGACAGCCCCATCATCTGGTAGTGGGTGTGTTATATTTAG AGCTACCGTTGTCGAATATCGAGATATTTGGTACATGGATGATGATCAATTAAACAAAAGAATTTGCGAAGAAAGTAATGAAAGTAATGATGATAACGCTAATGTAGTATATGAGTGTTGTGCGTGTCACGAAGCCAAATTTGAG ttaacttTTGAAGGACTATGGTCAAGACATACTCACCCTAAAGATTACCCGGATGACAATTGGCAGACTCGATTTAGTGATGTTATTGGCGCTTCACATACAATTGATTATcg attttgggAACAAGATCAAGTAGCTTCCGATGGAATGAATAGTATAGCACTAAGTGGAACTACTTCAACTTTGGAATCCGAACTTAAATCtaaa AGTGATAAAATTCGTACGATAATTAAAGCCAGAGGCATTAGTTATCCAAATGTGACCGGAAAGACATTTGCCGTATTTCGAGTGGATAAAGATCATCATTTAATTTCAGTTGTATCATTCATgt atccATCTCCGGATTGGTTTGTTGGAATTTCAGGGTTGGAACTGTGTTTGCCAAATTGTAATTGGATTACGAACAAAACTATCAACTTGTACCCATGGGACGCTGGAATTGATAGTGGAGTcacatacaat TCAACCGACATGCCTCAAGTACCAATAATGAATATAGAAAGACTTTGGCCATCAAATACTAATGATGTACGTTCTCCATTTTATGATCAATCGGGTGCACAAATGAAACCTATTGCAAAACTTCATCTTATGAGACAACGTCTTTATGAAAAAAGTTGTATGGATGAAGAGTCTAAAACCGAATCATCAG TTTGTGATACTGGTCCATGGTCAGATTGGGACGAGTGTTCAGTGACTTGTGGTAAAGGCTATAGTACTAGATATAGACAATATAAGAATCCAGAAGACACACATAAACCTCACTGTAGTAAACGGTCAATGACACAACGTAAAGGATGTTATGTACTTCCATCATGCGC aatcaTAAGCGACGAGATTGATACGATTGATCCAAAATGTGATATAACTGCTTATGGTCAGTGGTCAGATTGTTCTGCAGAGTGTGGACCTGGTGTAATGGCAAGATTTCggacaattttaaatgaagaAGTGACGCCAAAATACTGTTTAGGTGGAATGTTCTTACAACAAACTATAGATTGTGAATCGAAACCTTGCCAAGACGATCGTGATAACGTG GACTTGAGTGTAATATGCAGTAATTGTTCGCTAACTAAATGGTCGTTGTGGTCGCCTTGCAACATGAAATGTGGAACGGGACAGAGGGAGAGACATAGGATGAATTTAGACAGAACTGGAATGGCAGAAAATTGTGACCCTCGTTGTTATACGCAGTCAATAAATTGTACAGATAATCCACCATGTGAAAACAATATGCGAATGG AGGATATTTCGTTATTTGGAAACAGTTTTatgttaaagaaatataatgtaacgGTACAAcgttcttttatttataatgttaatcaaaagaaaaataggCTTTGCAATACATCCTTCGTCAGTC aaacaaCCATCTCACCAAGTTCTGAAAATACACCAGTAACATCTGTTACTATAAATCCTGACGAT ATATCAGACGATTCGACagaaaaatgtgttttgtCAAATTGGAGTAAATTTTCAAGTTGTAATGCTATTTGTGGTCCTGGTTTCAAAGAGCGTACACGAATTATCCTG TCTCCGACGGATCCATTGGAACAAAAGAAATGTAGGAAAAAACTAGTTGATCGTCGAAACTGTAGAGGAAGACAATGTAGCA AATGTAATTATTCGCCATGGTCTGAGTGGTCATTATGCTCAGCAATATGTGGTATGAATGCTGTACAACAACGTACAAGAGTTCCAGAAAATGTCGCATGGACTTGGTGTAAAGATAGATTAGAACAGCGCATTTGTTCAGCTTTAGCATGTAAAACCGATTAG